A stretch of the Ptychodera flava strain L36383 chromosome 18, AS_Pfla_20210202, whole genome shotgun sequence genome encodes the following:
- the LOC139117493 gene encoding uncharacterized protein, protein MAMEENSDVKSKEKKDLLSKQSREILHIKANILENEMERKRQFLNDRFLAEKERLQERCREISQDLYQLRLEKTRALENAKQAEEVEKIMQRKKKSRRKKLQIISREEREKRRQEEIKKRVQERLPKSIRKYVNRMIRHRRQTYDITSPTLSSSSSSSSEESGDEEFGFRRTPFMGKNVSKLRLKHRQISPVPANMLKIPKSYERQPRLPTKDVNDKTHVVFGTSRQPVYRQFPNNNWQRQDRWYSLSERTVTYDLEPGIHISTSRRKEDSQRIYNIYNEKLTIESRKSVKQPICNPPLGWPLGRQSVNQLQEGEGPVKIRQRSAPVSGIKNKVHPQVVATSNSSSDESFPDDASYGSDYQVELSTMLTLPRITVTTPAIRGSRTSADNPYRRQSYRKKALLPPRILKNPPNTPDILPNYALHECRYLRITPLSNSNDELKIC, encoded by the coding sequence ATGGCAATGGAAGAAAATTCTGATGTAAAATCGAAAGAGAAGAAAGATTTGCTGAGTAAGCAATCGCGAGAGATTCTTCACATTAAGGCCAACATTCTCGAAAATGAAATGGAAAGGAAGAGACAATTTCTCAACGATCGTTTTCTCGCAGAGAAGGAGAGACTTCAAGAGAGATGCCGCGAGATCTCGCAAGATCTTTACCAGTTGAGACTGGAGAAAACGAGAGCTCTAGAAAATGCTAAACAAGCGGAAGAAGTTGAAAAGATTATGCAAAGAAAGAAGAAATCGCGGAGGAAGAAGTTACAGATCATATCCAGAGAGGAAAGAGAAAAGAGGCGAcaagaagaaatcaagaaacGTGTTCAAGAACGTTTACCAAAATCGAttagaaaatatgtaaataggATGATTCGACATCGAAGGCAAACTTATGACATTACTAGCCCTACATTGTCATCGTCATCAAGCAGTTCAAGTGAAGAAAGTGGTGATGAAGAATTCGGATTTAGACGGACCCCTTTCATGggcaaaaatgtttcaaaactgCGACTGAAACACAGGCAAATATCACCTGTTCCAGCCAACATGTTGAAAATCCCAAAAAGTTACGAACGCCAACCACGTCTTCCGACAAAAGATGTGAACGATAAGACACACGTGGTTTTTGGTACGTCGAGACAACCCGTGTATCGGCAGTTTCCCAACAACAATTGGCAGCGGCAGGATCGATGGTACAGTCTATCGGAACGTACAGTGACGTATGACCTTGAACCAGGTATTCACATATCAACAAGCAGACGAAAAGAAGACAGCCAGAGGATCTATAACATCTACAATGAGAAACTCACCATAGAATCGAGAAAATCCGTCAAACAACCAATATGCAATCCTCCTCTCGGTTGGCCGCTGGGTCGACAGAGCGTGAATCAACTACAGGAGGGAGAAGGGCCAGTAAAGATCAGACAACGAAGCGCCCCTGTCTCAGGAATTAAGAACAAAGTACATCCTCAAGTAGTGGCGACTAGTAATTCCTCGTCTGACGAGAGTTTTCCGGATGATGCGAGCTACGGGAGCGACTATCAGGTTGAGCTGAGTACAATGCTCACATTACCTCGAATCACCGTGACAACGCCCGCCATCCGTGGATCTAGAACCAGCGCAGATAATCCATACAGAAGACAGTCGTACAGAAAGAAGGCCCTGCTACCACCAAGGATCCTTAAAAACCCACCAAACACACCAGATATTTTACCCAATTATGCGCTTCATGAATGTCGTTATCTTAGGATCACGCCTTTGTCCAACAGCAACgatgaattaaaaatatgttaA